A single Saccharolobus shibatae B12 DNA region contains:
- a CDS encoding DEAD/DEAH box helicase gives MSLEDFNKLVREKLGFETYPYQKHISEEIEKNLDTKRFIIVSMPTGSGKTLIELSVAHYLSSKVSNNIIVLEPTRLLCDQMYHRFWKRVFGNDVGVEYEGNCESFEQGRKIVVSTPFTTAKCLDRADAIIIDEVHHAFGDARYEETLVNLEPRFLIGFTALLPSYKKYLIDSRLVKSLGQPEYLAYDFKSLSKIDPSFKLPKAIADIFDSEFNNLEDSLYEAFFKGLIKGNKETVKFLELTFYTYGKEAFCESYRRLIGKVEESPYIDSICDSKDLSHKARALRSVLNIYRVEEFKPVLIFTSRKSTAYEFERAISDLGKVKVITGDSSRYERLKVVQNLRRGEIDVLISTIVGEEGIDIPEAKLLIMTDVPQSALRFYQRLGRLIRGKEKDEGESSIKYLVVTLTPKTSEYDNLDDALRNLYLEGVDVSYLIEKREDKGPVARVVDIISKSGGQVLINQIDDTKKRSSLSLLSLLESNEGKSHIDEYVDRTLRDGKALYYYDDEIMGKIVSQVLLGSYCNIGFGETYMKLCNSEYKKIGEILLRKKGSIKLDKKSSLRPFMKLFLSSNLSEIMKELSEKKSEYEKELEGREFSVEVHVSKIGNGLLAQILISATVDSVTVNPKIQINYYDLKDEKLVKLNSLIIAYSSLINFYKLTFTGNGKVNSK, from the coding sequence TGGTAGCGGAAAAACATTGATAGAGCTATCCGTTGCTCACTATTTGAGTAGTAAGGTTAGTAATAATATAATTGTACTAGAACCCACTCGTTTACTCTGTGACCAGATGTATCATAGGTTCTGGAAGAGGGTCTTTGGAAACGACGTTGGAGTAGAGTATGAGGGAAATTGCGAGTCCTTTGAACAAGGCAGGAAAATAGTAGTATCGACACCTTTTACAACAGCCAAGTGCCTAGATAGGGCAGACGCAATAATAATTGATGAGGTGCATCACGCCTTTGGGGATGCAAGATATGAGGAGACGTTGGTGAATTTAGAGCCCAGGTTTTTGATAGGCTTTACTGCGTTACTACCCTCTTATAAAAAGTATCTGATAGACTCACGTTTAGTTAAGTCATTAGGTCAGCCAGAGTATTTGGCTTATGACTTCAAGAGCCTCTCCAAGATAGATCCGTCCTTTAAACTCCCTAAGGCAATAGCTGATATTTTCGATTCAGAGTTTAACAACTTAGAGGATTCACTCTACGAAGCCTTCTTCAAGGGATTAATAAAAGGAAACAAGGAAACGGTTAAGTTTCTAGAACTCACATTTTATACTTATGGAAAAGAAGCTTTCTGTGAAAGTTATAGAAGACTAATTGGGAAAGTTGAGGAAAGTCCTTACATTGATTCCATTTGTGACTCAAAGGATTTAAGTCATAAGGCTAGGGCATTAAGAAGCGTCTTAAATATTTATAGAGTTGAGGAATTTAAACCAGTGCTAATATTTACCTCCAGGAAGTCAACAGCGTATGAATTCGAAAGGGCTATCTCCGATCTGGGGAAGGTAAAAGTAATAACCGGAGACTCATCTAGGTATGAAAGGTTGAAAGTCGTACAAAACCTTAGGAGAGGGGAAATTGACGTTCTAATATCAACAATTGTGGGAGAAGAGGGCATTGACATACCTGAGGCTAAACTACTAATAATGACAGACGTCCCTCAGAGTGCATTAAGGTTCTATCAAAGATTGGGAAGACTAATAAGAGGAAAGGAGAAAGACGAAGGAGAATCGTCTATAAAATATTTAGTTGTAACGTTAACCCCAAAGACCTCAGAATACGATAACTTAGACGACGCGTTAAGAAACCTTTACTTGGAAGGGGTAGACGTTAGTTATCTTATTGAAAAGAGGGAGGATAAGGGACCAGTTGCTAGGGTAGTAGACATTATTAGCAAAAGCGGTGGGCAAGTCTTAATTAATCAGATAGACGACACTAAAAAGAGGAGTTCCCTATCATTGCTCTCATTGCTTGAATCAAATGAAGGTAAGTCGCACATTGACGAATACGTTGATAGGACATTGAGAGATGGAAAAGCGCTGTACTACTACGACGATGAGATTATGGGAAAGATAGTTAGTCAAGTGCTATTGGGTAGTTATTGTAATATAGGTTTTGGGGAGACTTACATGAAGTTATGTAATAGTGAGTATAAGAAAATTGGAGAGATTTTATTGAGGAAAAAAGGGAGTATAAAATTGGACAAGAAAAGTTCACTTAGGCCTTTCATGAAGTTATTCCTCTCAAGTAATTTAAGCGAGATAATGAAAGAGTTAAGCGAAAAGAAAAGCGAGTATGAGAAGGAATTGGAGGGAAGAGAGTTCAGCGTTGAGGTTCATGTGAGCAAGATTGGAAATGGCCTTTTAGCTCAAATCTTGATCTCTGCTACCGTTGATTCGGTTACTGTGAATCCTAAAATCCAAATAAATTATTATGACCTCAAAGATGAGAAGTTAGTCAAATTAAATTCTCTCATTATAGCCTATAGCAGTCTAATCAATTTCTATAAACTAACTTTTACTGGTAATGGTAAGGTAAACTCCAAATAG
- a CDS encoding DMT family transporter, with product MQRTTISFLRWIIPLSLFWGFAFPLTKIIAYSASPMIISAFRVGIAAIFFLVVGKGLSVGKKQFVNGLLNFAFFLILINLGIGLSPNPGLVAVMIYTQPIFVLIIERLLGYKITPKGIIGVVLGVIGVISSATLSFNIGLVFGLLAGILWAVGTIYYSRNLAKENIAKLNAFMALTSVPIVLAFTPIDYYFKFSLITLSLLLLLAIIAQILGFYFWFNGVKELGTVYASTGSLLVPVMAYVTSFAVLGVIPTLSQIIGSVITLFGVYLTITSKS from the coding sequence ATGCAGAGAACTACAATCTCATTCCTTAGATGGATAATTCCGTTGTCATTATTTTGGGGTTTTGCCTTCCCCTTAACTAAAATAATTGCCTACTCAGCATCGCCCATGATCATTAGCGCATTTAGAGTTGGGATAGCTGCAATTTTCTTTCTTGTTGTAGGGAAGGGATTATCAGTGGGTAAGAAGCAATTCGTAAATGGTTTGCTTAACTTCGCGTTCTTCTTAATTCTCATAAACCTTGGAATTGGATTATCTCCAAATCCAGGTTTGGTAGCGGTAATGATATATACACAACCGATTTTTGTTCTGATAATTGAAAGGTTACTGGGTTATAAGATCACACCTAAAGGGATTATCGGAGTAGTTTTAGGAGTAATTGGAGTGATATCGTCAGCAACTCTATCATTTAATATTGGGTTAGTTTTCGGACTGTTGGCTGGGATATTATGGGCTGTAGGTACTATTTATTACTCCAGAAATTTAGCTAAGGAAAACATAGCTAAACTTAACGCATTTATGGCCCTAACTTCAGTTCCCATAGTCCTAGCTTTTACTCCGATCGACTACTATTTCAAATTTAGCCTAATTACACTATCCTTACTTTTACTTTTAGCTATCATAGCCCAAATTTTAGGATTTTACTTCTGGTTTAATGGAGTCAAGGAATTGGGGACTGTTTACGCAAGTACTGGGTCTTTACTAGTACCAGTAATGGCTTACGTTACTAGTTTCGCTGTATTGGGCGTAATCCCAACGTTATCTCAGATAATTGGTTCCGTGATAACCCTATTTGGAGTTTACCTTACCATTACCAGTAAAAGTTAG
- a CDS encoding AAA family ATPase: MFDIRRRECNEIRNLKGWRLIYGRRKVGKTYLAKKCLNFDEYYLISRTLSIIHENNELSLNEGVDKILWSLKEGKIVILDEFQRLPEKYLDLLSTVYPKGTLILLASSLGVINKVIGSNSPFLGQVVPYKMGIIRYSDALASVKDPYKALLFRDPWIIEHANDWEDIKKNSLSFYYITKGLIGEIFQEEDRKLTQIYEAILLEVAEGMWNSSMISAKLQSRMDINPSKASSYLDTLFKMGLIKKIKIYKGGKGNEWYYDLDSPIMSVTFYAEAKYKVSEGAKSEVDLTYPISKEIQFSIGEMLAEYYNAELAYTPQGDIDVVLLKKGKPFIAYEVKNRFTQNEAKRAIERIKDLGIPRAGLVGILEEPLKSEDSIGPDRLIEIAKEIEKIKYE, from the coding sequence ATGTTTGATATAAGAAGAAGAGAATGCAACGAGATAAGAAACTTGAAGGGTTGGAGGTTAATTTACGGTAGGAGAAAGGTAGGGAAGACATACCTAGCCAAGAAATGCCTTAATTTCGATGAGTATTATCTAATTTCCAGAACCTTATCTATAATTCACGAAAATAATGAACTCTCATTAAATGAAGGAGTCGATAAAATACTATGGTCACTTAAAGAAGGGAAGATAGTTATACTTGATGAATTTCAGAGGCTACCAGAAAAGTACTTAGACCTACTTTCTACTGTTTATCCTAAGGGAACTTTAATTCTTCTAGCAAGTTCCTTAGGAGTAATTAATAAGGTTATAGGGAGTAATAGTCCCTTTTTAGGTCAAGTAGTGCCTTACAAAATGGGGATAATTAGATACAGTGACGCATTAGCAAGCGTCAAAGATCCATATAAGGCTTTACTTTTTAGGGATCCTTGGATTATTGAACATGCCAATGATTGGGAGGATATAAAAAAGAATTCCCTTTCATTTTATTACATAACCAAGGGTTTAATAGGGGAGATCTTTCAAGAGGAGGATAGGAAATTAACACAGATATACGAGGCTATATTATTAGAGGTAGCGGAAGGAATGTGGAACTCATCAATGATTTCCGCAAAACTCCAGTCAAGAATGGACATCAATCCATCGAAAGCCTCTTCTTATCTAGACACCCTATTTAAAATGGGGCTTATAAAGAAAATTAAAATCTATAAGGGAGGAAAAGGTAACGAGTGGTATTACGATTTAGACTCTCCGATAATGAGTGTAACTTTTTATGCAGAGGCTAAATACAAGGTGTCTGAAGGAGCGAAGTCAGAAGTAGACTTAACATACCCTATCTCTAAGGAGATACAGTTCTCTATCGGAGAAATGCTTGCTGAGTACTATAACGCTGAGCTAGCATATACTCCTCAAGGAGATATAGATGTAGTCTTATTAAAAAAAGGAAAACCCTTCATAGCATATGAGGTCAAGAATAGGTTCACACAAAACGAGGCAAAGAGGGCAATAGAAAGAATAAAGGATTTAGGAATCCCAAGGGCTGGGTTGGTGGGAATTTTGGAAGAACCCCTAAAATCTGAGGACAGTATAGGACCTGATAGGCTAATTGAAATTGCTAAAGAGATAGAGAAGATTAAGTACGAGTAA
- a CDS encoding ISH3 family transposase, translating into MITPCLPHQNNIQQIGYKLLSMLDFQGKKAENVEKTLVSACLWNDSIENKSSAYNVSPQTVRNYAEEQGVEVVEKLLEQVRKISLDTLKGEKEIDISIDWTTKTWYGKPVEGLGSSEKGNSWNYATATTKHDGKVLLLAFVTHVNGMTKDDIVKILVEQVVAMGFKIRLIALDAGFYTVDVLNFISQFNYIIGVPVGDVKVYEEFDGEYMTNSKRHRRDEQVKFRLIVYRREKIKRKKKVVYFARATNLDLPKKEVLRLYNKVRSPIETSYRNIKAFLPFTSSTKFVFRTLIFVLAMVFYSLYTIFKGVVRREEFRLLLILLFPGDLFNLENFLFKLINMLINVIDLFLGR; encoded by the coding sequence GTGATAACACCTTGTCTTCCCCACCAAAATAACATTCAACAAATAGGATATAAATTACTTTCCATGTTAGACTTCCAAGGAAAAAAGGCAGAGAACGTAGAAAAAACGCTAGTCTCCGCGTGTTTATGGAACGACTCCATAGAAAACAAGTCAAGCGCATACAACGTATCACCACAAACCGTGAGGAATTACGCGGAGGAGCAAGGTGTGGAAGTAGTTGAGAAACTCTTGGAACAAGTGAGGAAAATATCCTTGGATACGCTGAAGGGAGAAAAGGAAATAGACATTTCAATAGACTGGACCACCAAAACTTGGTACGGGAAACCGGTGGAAGGACTCGGAAGCTCGGAAAAGGGAAACTCGTGGAACTACGCAACAGCAACGACTAAACATGATGGGAAAGTACTCCTACTGGCTTTCGTCACACATGTGAACGGGATGACCAAGGATGATATCGTGAAGATCCTCGTGGAGCAAGTTGTTGCAATGGGATTCAAGATAAGGTTAATAGCTCTTGATGCGGGTTTCTACACAGTTGATGTGCTTAACTTCATTTCGCAGTTCAATTATATAATTGGTGTCCCCGTTGGGGACGTGAAGGTCTATGAGGAGTTTGATGGGGAGTACATGACAAATAGTAAGAGGCATAGGAGGGATGAACAGGTTAAGTTCAGGCTGATCGTGTATCGCAGGGAGAAAATCAAGAGGAAGAAGAAGGTTGTTTACTTCGCTAGGGCGACTAATCTTGACCTACCGAAGAAGGAGGTGTTGAGGTTGTACAATAAGGTAAGGAGTCCCATAGAGACCTCTTACAGGAACATCAAGGCTTTCCTTCCCTTCACCAGTTCCACTAAGTTCGTCTTCCGCACGTTGATCTTCGTGCTGGCCATGGTTTTCTACTCCTTGTACACCATATTTAAGGGTGTGGTGAGGAGGGAAGAGTTCAGATTATTGCTTATCCTTTTGTTTCCTGGTGATTTATTCAATCTGGAAAATTTTCTATTTAAACTAATAAATATGCTTATTAATGTAATAGATTTATTTTTAGGGAGGTGA
- a CDS encoding DoxD domain-containing protein produces MAQVTVEETQKFLPILRITLGFMFFSAFVRRAINVPAKLDPNSSAYIGGKLITFLPHAWAPIKGMLENILLNPSLLYEFIILFTALEAIFGLFMILGLLTRLSGLVLAGLAWGIGLAAGWLGSTCVDEWQIAAVEGAAAFMFVFTGSRWLSVDYLLAKRSKGIRIGKYHIPLW; encoded by the coding sequence ATGGCTCAAGTTACAGTAGAGGAAACCCAAAAGTTCCTTCCCATACTTAGAATAACATTAGGATTTATGTTCTTCTCAGCCTTCGTTAGAAGAGCTATTAATGTACCAGCTAAACTAGATCCAAATAGTAGCGCATATATAGGAGGAAAATTGATAACGTTCCTTCCTCACGCATGGGCTCCAATTAAGGGAATGTTAGAAAACATTCTGTTAAACCCCAGCTTACTCTACGAGTTTATAATATTATTTACAGCATTGGAAGCTATTTTCGGGTTGTTCATGATATTAGGATTACTAACGAGATTGTCAGGACTCGTACTAGCCGGATTAGCCTGGGGAATAGGTTTAGCTGCTGGATGGTTAGGTTCGACTTGCGTTGATGAATGGCAAATAGCTGCAGTTGAGGGTGCGGCTGCGTTCATGTTTGTCTTCACCGGGAGTAGATGGCTTTCAGTTGATTACTTGTTAGCTAAAAGGTCAAAGGGAATAAGGATTGGTAAATATCACATACCCCTATGGTGA
- a CDS encoding TQO small subunit DoxA domain-containing protein, producing MNGKVVTIIAIIMILFSTGVTLGLYQINFQGLGNLTNYSKTPAYSLVGTRLYENGTLFLQVARTAGPDTYGGFIVLVQLLYPNGTVLYQWTGQQLGMLPSSNIKNEFPLHPSKPIKIGNYGVGIEVPLGQNSTVILQLPHPISPGTYIIKVWDADGQSAAYGSKFQIIVKVGS from the coding sequence ATGAACGGCAAGGTTGTAACAATAATTGCAATTATTATGATACTATTTAGTACTGGAGTTACACTAGGATTATACCAGATAAACTTTCAAGGACTTGGAAATTTAACCAACTATTCTAAAACTCCAGCCTACTCTCTTGTGGGTACTAGATTATACGAAAATGGCACATTGTTCCTACAAGTAGCTAGGACTGCTGGTCCAGATACCTATGGTGGTTTCATAGTGTTAGTCCAGCTCCTATATCCTAACGGTACAGTATTATATCAATGGACTGGTCAGCAACTAGGTATGTTACCAAGCAGTAATATAAAGAACGAGTTCCCTCTACATCCATCTAAGCCAATTAAGATAGGGAATTATGGTGTTGGTATAGAAGTACCGTTGGGGCAAAATTCTACGGTAATCTTGCAATTGCCTCATCCAATATCACCAGGAACTTATATTATAAAAGTGTGGGATGCTGATGGACAGTCAGCGGCATATGGGAGTAAGTTTCAGATTATTGTAAAGGTAGGTTCTTAG